A single window of Paenibacillus sp. FSL H8-0537 DNA harbors:
- a CDS encoding zf-HC2 domain-containing protein, whose translation MNCQEVMEYMQRELDGDLDEYEKATMTNHFKQCPDCAAMFERLKNLSVELENLPHVTPSYSLVDAIMPQLEQLSFEAAGSVVEPQETATPKRRKMPNRVASSKLRQLTGVVAACLVAGTFIVSYNAGWFNGSQSNNDLGRTEASATAADSPIANYDTSAVRQFVATDPQTSGEVKSESLDTGMSLKKNVTGQDGDGSNQDGGSANGNNSSEFGTSDVGSASGLTAPDFNDAKSDTGTDTSTSQAPAEEDGKPLEGLSGEPEKAPLASVAVVSADGVYSAEVVGYVIKIYEVSDHKLLLETARKNGQIANLSWSEDNKILNYEIHLESGGIEKYAVDLNTLKDDKAAH comes from the coding sequence ATGAACTGTCAAGAGGTGATGGAATATATGCAAAGGGAGCTTGACGGCGACCTTGATGAATACGAGAAAGCAACCATGACAAACCATTTCAAGCAATGTCCGGACTGCGCAGCAATGTTTGAGCGGCTGAAAAATTTGTCTGTGGAATTGGAAAATCTGCCTCATGTAACGCCAAGCTACAGCCTTGTGGATGCTATTATGCCTCAATTGGAGCAGCTTTCTTTCGAAGCGGCTGGCTCTGTTGTGGAGCCACAAGAGACGGCAACGCCCAAGCGGAGGAAAATGCCGAATCGCGTCGCTTCATCAAAGCTTCGGCAGCTTACAGGCGTCGTTGCGGCGTGCCTTGTAGCGGGTACATTTATCGTTTCCTATAACGCAGGCTGGTTTAATGGGTCGCAATCAAACAATGACTTGGGCCGGACGGAAGCAAGCGCTACTGCTGCTGACAGCCCTATAGCCAATTACGACACGTCGGCGGTCAGGCAATTTGTGGCTACTGATCCACAAACTTCGGGTGAAGTGAAATCAGAATCGCTTGATACGGGCATGAGTCTTAAGAAGAATGTAACAGGACAAGACGGCGACGGATCAAATCAAGATGGCGGAAGCGCTAATGGCAATAACAGCAGTGAATTTGGAACTTCTGATGTTGGTTCGGCTTCTGGCCTTACTGCTCCGGATTTCAATGATGCAAAGTCTGACACGGGTACAGACACCAGCACTTCTCAAGCTCCTGCTGAGGAGGATGGCAAACCATTGGAAGGCCTTTCAGGCGAACCGGAGAAAGCTCCTCTCGCATCTGTCGCAGTGGTTTCTGCTGACGGCGTTTATTCGGCTGAGGTTGTTGGCTACGTCATTAAGATTTATGAGGTAAGCGACCATAAGCTATTGTTGGAAACGGCGCGCAAAAACGGCCAGATCGCCAATTTAAGCTGGTCGGAGGACAATAAGATTTTGAATTATGAAATTCATCTGGAGTCAGGCGGCATTGAAAAATATGCAGTTGATCTGAATACGCTCAAGGATGACAAAGCAGCACATTAA
- a CDS encoding sigma-70 family RNA polymerase sigma factor, with the protein MVEPGLIRAAQSGDRDALITLLREIETHVYRTAYYIVNNEQDAMDAAQEALIRIYTKIGSYEEKAQFKTWIQRIVTNICIDKFRRNKPTVSIDEHDMVFHEKQNVEDEVLSAYAAQDIRNAIDKLPDHHRAVVVLRYLQDFSYNEIAESLDLPLNTVKSYLFRARQQLQTLLHDYQKGGVRG; encoded by the coding sequence GTGGTGGAGCCTGGCCTTATTAGAGCCGCTCAGTCGGGAGATCGCGATGCATTGATTACTCTATTGCGAGAGATTGAAACACATGTTTATCGGACAGCCTACTATATAGTAAACAACGAGCAGGATGCAATGGATGCGGCGCAGGAGGCACTCATTCGCATTTATACCAAAATCGGCTCATACGAAGAAAAAGCCCAATTTAAAACATGGATTCAACGCATTGTAACGAATATCTGTATTGACAAGTTTAGAAGAAACAAGCCGACAGTGTCCATTGATGAGCATGATATGGTGTTTCACGAGAAGCAAAATGTAGAGGATGAAGTTTTGTCCGCTTACGCAGCTCAAGACATCCGTAACGCTATTGATAAGCTACCCGATCATCACCGCGCTGTTGTCGTGCTTCGATACTTGCAGGATTTTTCCTACAATGAAATAGCTGAGTCTCTGGATTTGCCCCTAAACACAGTAAAATCCTATTTATTCAGAGCCAGACAGCAGCTTCAAACGTTACTACATGATTATCAGAAAGGTGGTGTCCGGGGATGA